The Blautia hydrogenotrophica DSM 10507 genome window below encodes:
- a CDS encoding Fur family transcriptional regulator, protein MRTLKYSRQRESIKEFLDSRTDHPTAVTVYHNMQKVYPNISLGTVYRNLSLLTELGEINRISTEEGGDRFDAVTTPHDHFYCRQCHNLLDIKIHSSSRIRADVSEEFPGKIESYTTLFRGICEECLSKNQIKSKK, encoded by the coding sequence ATGCGAACCCTGAAATATAGTCGCCAACGTGAATCTATCAAAGAATTTCTTGATTCCCGTACAGATCATCCCACAGCAGTTACCGTATATCACAATATGCAAAAGGTATATCCTAATATAAGTTTGGGGACCGTATATCGTAACCTCTCTCTTTTGACTGAATTGGGAGAGATTAACCGTATCTCCACAGAGGAAGGCGGCGACCGTTTTGACGCAGTGACTACGCCTCACGATCATTTTTACTGTCGGCAGTGTCACAACCTCTTGGACATAAAAATTCACAGTTCCTCGCGTATTAGAGCAGACGTCTCTGAGGAATTTCCTGGGAAGATTGAAAGTTATACCACTCTGTTTCGCGGTATCTGCGAAGAATGTCTGTCAAAGAATCAGATAAAAAGTAAGAAGTGA
- a CDS encoding NADH peroxidase, with product MAKWVCSVCGYVHEGETAPEACPICKAPADKFTKQEGEMTWAAEHVVGVAQGVSEDILADLRANFEGECSEVGMYLAMARVAHREGYPEIGLYWEKAAYEEAEHAAKFAELLGEVVTDSTKKNLEMRVAAENGATAGKFDLAKRAKAANLDAIHDTVHEMARDEARHGKAFAGLLKRYFG from the coding sequence ATGGCAAAATGGGTATGTAGTGTATGTGGTTACGTTCATGAAGGTGAGACAGCTCCAGAAGCCTGTCCGATCTGTAAAGCACCGGCTGATAAATTCACCAAACAGGAAGGTGAGATGACCTGGGCTGCTGAGCACGTAGTAGGTGTAGCACAAGGTGTTAGCGAGGATATCCTTGCAGATTTAAGAGCAAACTTCGAGGGAGAATGCTCCGAGGTAGGTATGTATCTGGCAATGGCTCGTGTAGCTCACAGAGAAGGTTATCCAGAGATTGGGTTGTACTGGGAGAAAGCTGCTTATGAGGAAGCTGAACACGCAGCTAAATTTGCTGAGCTGTTAGGCGAAGTAGTAACAGACAGCACAAAGAAAAATCTGGAAATGAGAGTTGCCGCTGAGAATGGCGCTACCGCTGGTAAATTTGATCTGGCAAAACGTGCAAAAGCAGCTAACTTAGACGCAATTCATGACACCGTACATGAGATGGCAAGAGACGAGGCTCGTCACGGAAAAGCATTCGCAGGGCTTCTGAAGAGATACTTTGGCTAA
- a CDS encoding N-acetylmannosamine-6-phosphate 2-epimerase translates to MEEKIAQLKGHLIVSCQALPHEPLHSSFIMGRMALAAKEGGAFGIRANTKEDISEIQKNVDLPVIGIVKRDYEDSKVYITPTMKEVDELMEVKPAIIALDATSDLRPNGQTLDDFYHQIREKYPNQLLMADCSTIKEALHADELGFDFIGTTLVGYTEQSKGDKIEANDFEIIREILSKVTHRVIAEGNINTPEKAKRVIELGCYSVVVGSIITRPQLITKAFTEALRTL, encoded by the coding sequence ATGGAAGAGAAAATTGCACAGTTAAAAGGACATTTGATCGTATCCTGCCAGGCACTTCCTCACGAACCACTCCACTCCTCTTTCATCATGGGAAGAATGGCACTGGCCGCTAAAGAGGGCGGAGCCTTTGGAATTCGTGCCAACACAAAAGAAGACATCTCAGAGATACAAAAGAACGTAGACCTTCCAGTCATTGGAATCGTAAAAAGAGACTACGAAGATAGTAAAGTCTATATCACTCCTACCATGAAGGAAGTCGATGAACTGATGGAAGTAAAACCCGCAATTATCGCTCTAGATGCAACCAGTGATCTGCGTCCTAACGGCCAGACTCTGGATGACTTTTATCATCAGATTCGAGAAAAATATCCGAATCAGTTGCTGATGGCAGACTGCTCCACCATCAAAGAAGCTCTGCACGCGGACGAGCTGGGATTCGATTTTATAGGAACCACTCTGGTGGGCTATACAGAACAGAGTAAAGGTGACAAAATCGAGGCCAATGATTTCGAGATCATCCGCGAGATTTTATCAAAAGTCACTCACCGCGTGATCGCAGAAGGAAACATCAATACCCCTGAGAAAGCCAAAAGAGTGATTGAACTTGGATGCTACAGCGTGGTGGTAGGTTCCATCATAACTCGTCCACAGTTAATCACCAAAGCCTTCACAGAAGCACTTCGCACATTATAA
- a CDS encoding dihydrodipicolinate synthase family protein: protein MNKLEKYQGVIPAFYACYDENGEVSPERVRALTQYFIDKGVKGVYACGSSGECIYQSVEDRKITIENIMAVAKGKLTVICHVACNNTKDSMELARHAESCGVDAIASIPPIYFRLPEYSIAAYWNSISSAAPNTDFVIYNIPQLAGTALTMSLLAEMKKNPRVIAVKNSSMPVQDIQMFQAAGGDDFMVFNGPDEQFISGRVMGAAGGIGGTYGAMPELFLKADELVRANKMEEARVLQYDINEIIYKLCSGHGNMYAMIKEVLRINEGLDIGSVREPLTGLCEADLAIAKEAAQMVKNAVAKYCA, encoded by the coding sequence ATGAACAAATTAGAAAAGTACCAAGGCGTAATTCCTGCATTCTATGCATGTTATGATGAAAATGGAGAAGTAAGCCCAGAACGTGTGCGTGCTTTGACCCAGTACTTCATCGACAAAGGCGTCAAAGGCGTATATGCCTGTGGTTCCTCTGGAGAGTGTATCTACCAGAGCGTGGAGGACCGTAAAATAACCATCGAAAATATTATGGCTGTAGCAAAAGGGAAACTCACCGTGATCTGCCACGTCGCCTGCAACAACACCAAAGACAGTATGGAGCTGGCAAGACACGCTGAGAGCTGTGGAGTGGACGCAATCGCTTCTATCCCACCAATTTACTTCCGCCTTCCCGAGTACTCGATCGCTGCTTATTGGAATTCCATCAGTTCCGCCGCACCAAACACAGATTTTGTCATCTATAATATTCCTCAGCTGGCTGGCACCGCTCTGACCATGAGTCTTCTGGCTGAGATGAAGAAAAATCCTCGTGTCATCGCAGTGAAAAATTCTTCTATGCCCGTACAGGATATCCAGATGTTCCAGGCAGCCGGCGGAGACGATTTTATGGTATTTAATGGTCCAGACGAGCAGTTCATCAGCGGCCGCGTAATGGGAGCTGCCGGCGGAATCGGCGGAACCTACGGCGCTATGCCTGAGCTGTTTTTGAAAGCAGACGAGCTGGTTCGTGCCAACAAGATGGAAGAAGCTCGTGTACTTCAGTATGACATCAACGAGATTATCTACAAACTTTGCTCCGGCCATGGAAACATGTACGCTATGATTAAAGAAGTTTTGCGTATCAATGAAGGTCTGGACATCGGAAGCGTCCGTGAACCTCTGACTGGTCTGTGTGAGGCAGATCTAGCTATCGCCAAAGAGGCTGCTCAGATGGTAAAAAATGCGGTCGCAAAATACTGTGCATAA
- a CDS encoding sodium:solute symporter has protein sequence MQGFTVIDLIILIVYLAAVLFAGLHFAKREMKGKEYFKSDGTVPWWVTSVSIFATLLSPISFLSLAGNSYAGSWLLWFAQLGMLLAIPVTIKFFLPVYSKLDIDTAYHYLELRFHSKGLRVLGAIMFIIYQIGRMSIIMYLPCMVLSSLMNINVNILIIIMGIIAIIYSYTGGLKSVLWTDFIQGSVLLIGVTFGLIFLISQIDGGLGAIFHEFTAGEKFLSSNEPLFDANILKNSVFLLIVGAGFNTMGSYVSSQDIVQRFTTTTDTKKLNKMMLANGGLSIFIATVFYLIGTGLYVFYQVQGNQLPPAAQQDQIFASWIAFELPVGVTGLLLAAIYAAAQSTLSTGLNSVASSWTLDIQERLSKKQLSFEQQTKIGQYVSLIVGIFSIVVAMVLANGGVKSAYEWFNGFMGLVLGILIGTFILGAFTKVANTFGATIAFIAASCVMIYIKYFIPADAVSIWSYSIISIAVSLVVGIPASLIYRKVKGDKSVPAPHTTIYKN, from the coding sequence ATGCAAGGTTTTACAGTCATTGACTTAATTATCTTAATCGTATATCTGGCAGCTGTTCTGTTTGCCGGCCTTCATTTTGCCAAAAGAGAGATGAAGGGAAAAGAATATTTTAAGAGCGACGGAACTGTGCCGTGGTGGGTGACATCTGTCTCTATCTTTGCAACTCTGTTGAGCCCGATTTCTTTCCTGTCCCTGGCAGGAAATTCCTATGCAGGATCCTGGCTGCTATGGTTTGCTCAGCTGGGCATGCTGCTGGCTATTCCGGTAACCATCAAATTTTTCCTTCCAGTGTACAGTAAGCTGGATATTGACACCGCTTACCATTATCTGGAGCTGCGTTTCCACAGCAAAGGACTGCGTGTTCTGGGCGCAATCATGTTTATCATTTATCAGATCGGACGTATGTCCATCATCATGTACCTGCCTTGTATGGTACTTTCTAGTCTGATGAACATCAATGTAAACATTTTGATTATCATCATGGGAATCATAGCGATCATCTATTCCTACACTGGCGGATTGAAATCCGTGCTTTGGACTGATTTCATCCAAGGTTCCGTCCTATTGATCGGTGTAACCTTCGGCCTAATCTTCCTCATCTCTCAGATAGACGGCGGATTAGGAGCTATTTTCCATGAATTTACCGCAGGCGAGAAATTCCTGTCCTCTAACGAGCCGTTGTTTGATGCCAATATCCTGAAAAACAGTGTATTCCTGCTGATCGTCGGTGCAGGCTTTAACACCATGGGATCTTATGTGTCCAGTCAGGATATCGTACAGCGTTTTACCACAACAACCGATACCAAAAAGTTGAATAAGATGATGCTGGCAAACGGAGGTCTGTCCATCTTCATCGCAACTGTCTTCTATCTAATTGGTACTGGTCTGTATGTGTTCTATCAGGTACAAGGAAATCAGCTTCCCCCAGCTGCTCAACAGGACCAGATCTTCGCATCCTGGATTGCCTTTGAGCTTCCCGTAGGAGTAACCGGACTTCTCTTAGCCGCAATCTACGCAGCCGCACAGTCCACTCTCTCCACAGGTCTGAACTCCGTAGCTTCAAGCTGGACTCTGGATATCCAGGAACGTCTCTCTAAGAAGCAGTTGAGCTTCGAACAGCAGACAAAAATTGGACAGTATGTATCTCTGATCGTGGGTATCTTCTCCATCGTCGTAGCCATGGTATTGGCAAACGGCGGAGTAAAATCTGCCTATGAATGGTTCAACGGCTTTATGGGACTCGTGCTCGGTATTCTGATCGGAACCTTTATCCTGGGTGCATTCACCAAGGTGGCAAACACTTTTGGAGCAACCATCGCGTTCATAGCTGCTTCCTGCGTGATGATTTATATTAAATATTTCATACCTGCTGATGCCGTGTCTATCTGGTCCTACTCTATCATTTCCATCGCAGTATCTTTGGTAGTAGGTATTCCGGCCAGCTTGATTTACCGCAAAGTGAAAGGTGATAAATCTGTACCGGCACCGCACACAACAATTTACAAGAACTAA
- a CDS encoding YhcH/YjgK/YiaL family protein: MIFGNLRDLKDFSFLEKGILECFEYAKTHDLINYEKGSHPIDKDRLFVNIVEYETTAAENRFWEAHRQYLDLHLMLRGPEQIDVNFIDNMTQKEFVEKDDFLPLEGEPNSHVILEKDDFLICYPKDGHRTAVAVDQPVTIKKAIFKILIPA; encoded by the coding sequence ATGATCTTCGGAAATCTCAGAGATTTAAAAGATTTTTCTTTCTTAGAAAAGGGAATCTTAGAATGTTTTGAATATGCTAAAACTCACGATTTAATCAACTACGAAAAAGGAAGCCACCCCATAGACAAAGACCGCCTCTTCGTAAATATCGTCGAATACGAAACTACTGCGGCTGAGAATCGTTTCTGGGAAGCACACCGCCAATACTTAGACCTGCATTTGATGCTTAGAGGACCAGAACAGATCGACGTCAACTTTATCGACAACATGACTCAAAAAGAGTTTGTGGAAAAAGACGACTTTCTCCCCCTGGAAGGTGAGCCTAACAGTCACGTCATCCTGGAAAAAGATGATTTTCTGATCTGCTATCCCAAAGACGGCCACCGTACCGCTGTCGCCGTAGATCAGCCAGTTACCATCAAAAAAGCTATATTTAAGATTTTGATACCAGCATAA
- a CDS encoding ROK family protein: MKQYICIDIGGTSIKYGVIQEDLTFLYTGEIPTEAQEHGGPGIVKKICKITEDFLKDFSPSGVCVSTAGMVDCQTGTITYASPLIPEYTGTRLKEIIENRFSLPCEVENDVNCAGLAESHAGAAKGCGVCLCLTIGTGIGGSIIIDGKVFHGFSGSGAEVGYMYLPGGQFQDLGASSILVKKVAAAKQVDPASINGKIIFEQAKAQDPDCLRAIDEMVDVLGMGIANICYVLNPEIVVLGGGIMAQKDFLEVKIRTAMDRYLIPSVSEKTRLAFAQNQNQAGMLGAYFHFQSLH, encoded by the coding sequence ATGAAGCAATATATCTGCATCGATATCGGCGGAACCTCCATCAAATATGGAGTTATTCAAGAAGATCTCACCTTCCTTTATACAGGTGAGATACCCACTGAGGCACAGGAACACGGCGGACCCGGAATTGTGAAAAAAATCTGTAAAATCACAGAAGACTTTTTAAAAGACTTCTCTCCCTCGGGAGTCTGTGTCTCCACTGCTGGAATGGTGGACTGCCAGACCGGAACCATCACCTATGCCTCTCCTTTGATTCCTGAGTATACTGGAACCAGGTTAAAGGAAATTATAGAGAACCGCTTTTCCCTTCCTTGTGAAGTAGAAAACGATGTGAACTGTGCTGGCCTAGCTGAGAGTCACGCAGGCGCTGCAAAAGGGTGCGGCGTCTGCCTTTGCCTGACCATCGGCACAGGAATCGGTGGTTCTATCATCATAGACGGAAAAGTTTTTCATGGTTTCTCCGGCAGCGGAGCTGAAGTCGGATACATGTACCTGCCAGGCGGTCAGTTCCAGGACTTGGGGGCTAGTAGCATTCTAGTCAAAAAGGTCGCTGCGGCCAAACAGGTAGACCCCGCCTCCATCAATGGAAAAATCATCTTTGAGCAGGCAAAAGCCCAAGACCCTGATTGTCTGAGAGCCATCGATGAAATGGTAGACGTACTCGGTATGGGAATTGCCAATATCTGCTATGTGCTGAATCCTGAAATCGTCGTTTTAGGCGGTGGTATCATGGCCCAGAAGGATTTTCTGGAAGTAAAAATTCGCACAGCGATGGACCGCTACTTAATCCCTTCGGTATCAGAAAAGACACGGCTTGCCTTCGCCCAAAACCAGAATCAGGCAGGTATGCTAGGTGCCTATTTTCACTTTCAATCTCTCCACTAA
- a CDS encoding MurR/RpiR family transcriptional regulator, translated as MEHYEKSIIPLIESVYANLTPLEKTIADFFIHNREEMDFSSRNISQLLYVSEASLSRFSKKCGFKGYREFLFHYRQTFSSSDEPAADDQTKLVLNTYQELLNKTYSLVDIPQMERILKILTTKKRIYVYGRGSSGLAADEMRFRFMRIGLNIVSITDHEMMRMNTVVISNDCAVIGISVSGQTEAVINSLRESKKQGAATILMTSCKEREFQKFCDEVLLFAVKEHLENGKAISPQFPILVMLDLLYSRFLQSDKFRREALHEYTLNVITPVPKDKNGLR; from the coding sequence ATGGAACACTATGAAAAGTCAATTATCCCACTCATTGAATCTGTCTACGCGAACTTGACCCCGTTAGAAAAGACCATCGCAGACTTTTTTATTCATAATCGGGAAGAGATGGATTTCTCTTCCCGCAATATCTCCCAGCTTCTCTACGTGTCAGAAGCCTCCCTCTCCCGCTTTTCCAAAAAATGCGGTTTCAAGGGATACCGGGAATTTCTGTTTCATTACAGACAGACTTTTTCCTCTTCCGACGAACCGGCTGCTGACGACCAGACAAAGCTTGTTCTGAACACTTACCAAGAGCTGCTAAACAAGACTTATTCTCTGGTCGACATCCCCCAAATGGAGCGGATTTTAAAGATTTTAACTACCAAAAAAAGAATCTATGTCTACGGCCGTGGAAGCTCCGGCCTGGCCGCTGATGAAATGAGATTCCGTTTTATGCGTATCGGTCTGAACATCGTTTCCATCACAGATCATGAAATGATGCGTATGAACACTGTAGTGATCTCTAATGACTGCGCAGTTATTGGAATCAGTGTCAGCGGGCAGACAGAAGCCGTCATCAACTCCTTAAGAGAATCTAAAAAACAGGGAGCAGCTACCATCCTAATGACCTCCTGTAAAGAACGGGAATTCCAAAAATTCTGTGACGAAGTACTCCTGTTCGCAGTCAAAGAGCATTTAGAAAACGGAAAGGCAATCTCCCCTCAGTTTCCGATCTTAGTCATGTTGGATTTGCTGTACTCCCGTTTCCTGCAATCGGATAAATTCCGGCGTGAGGCACTCCATGAGTACACCCTAAATGTTATCACTCCCGTACCTAAGGACAAAAACGGATTGAGATAA
- a CDS encoding peptidylprolyl isomerase, which produces MKRNRERIIVAALTGAIALSGLAGCGQLDGGKTVATVDKEEISMGVLSFMTRYQQAQTAQMYMSMLGSDPSSMWDQVEDEKKGTTYGDSLRDDALEQLEEMCLLKIHADEYEVTVTKEEQEKIQRAAKQFMEDNSEEVKSELVVSQKDVERFLELTTYYQKMQEPIKADADMNVTDEEAAQTTVTYTKVDPPDTEATTDEEKEDSGQEEKDAKTKAQEILDQVLATEDADMDAIAKSVDEDLSALSESFSTNEAEEEEDETDTSTGNLPDAVKEAVKGLQDGEVVSSLIQDGDSYYVVRLDSAFDQEATENQKDSIISERKQELYDDTVEEWRDKADISEDKKAIKKLKVKGNHKFTFKAEEAESTGAGDGASENAENSEASE; this is translated from the coding sequence ATGAAGAGAAATCGCGAACGAATCATTGTGGCGGCTCTAACAGGGGCCATCGCATTGTCCGGACTTGCTGGGTGTGGACAGCTAGACGGCGGTAAGACCGTGGCCACTGTGGATAAAGAAGAAATTTCAATGGGTGTTTTGAGTTTTATGACCCGTTATCAACAGGCTCAGACTGCGCAGATGTATATGAGTATGTTGGGGAGTGATCCTAGTTCCATGTGGGACCAGGTGGAGGACGAGAAAAAAGGAACCACTTACGGGGATTCTCTAAGAGATGATGCTCTAGAGCAGTTAGAAGAGATGTGCCTGCTGAAAATTCATGCGGATGAATATGAAGTCACGGTGACGAAAGAGGAGCAGGAGAAGATTCAGAGGGCTGCGAAGCAGTTCATGGAAGACAACAGTGAGGAAGTGAAAAGTGAATTGGTGGTCTCCCAGAAGGATGTAGAAAGGTTCCTAGAGCTGACTACCTATTATCAGAAAATGCAGGAGCCGATCAAGGCGGATGCTGATATGAATGTGACAGATGAAGAGGCTGCTCAGACAACGGTCACATATACGAAGGTGGATCCGCCGGACACAGAGGCTACCACCGACGAGGAAAAAGAAGATTCCGGTCAGGAGGAGAAGGATGCAAAGACGAAGGCACAAGAAATTTTAGACCAGGTGCTTGCCACTGAGGATGCAGATATGGATGCGATTGCCAAGTCAGTGGATGAGGATTTGAGTGCGCTGTCGGAGAGTTTTTCTACCAATGAGGCTGAGGAAGAGGAGGATGAAACCGACACTAGTACTGGAAATCTGCCAGATGCCGTAAAGGAAGCCGTGAAAGGACTTCAGGATGGCGAGGTGGTGTCCTCTTTGATTCAAGATGGGGATAGTTATTATGTGGTGCGCCTTGACAGTGCTTTTGACCAAGAGGCAACGGAGAATCAGAAAGACTCCATTATTTCCGAGAGAAAACAGGAGCTTTATGATGATACGGTGGAGGAGTGGAGAGATAAGGCAGATATTTCCGAAGACAAAAAAGCAATCAAAAAATTAAAGGTGAAGGGAAATCATAAATTTACCTTTAAGGCAGAAGAGGCTGAGAGCACGGGCGCTGGGGATGGAGCGTCCGAGAACGCTGAGAATTCGGAGGCTTCTGAATAA